Proteins from a single region of Eremothecium gossypii ATCC 10895 chromosome VI, complete sequence:
- the QRI1 gene encoding UDP-N-acetylglucosamine diphosphorylase (Syntenic homolog of Saccharomyces cerevisiae YDL103C (QRI1)): MRTKERYEAAGQGHLFEHWEQLTKEEQGELEQSLVQTDPARVLANLQRALESQDKSQEGDISALPETSYESAIDCSAETRARYREIGLEAVRRGEVAVVLMAGGQGTRLGSSQPKGTYDVGLPSHKSLFQIQAERLGRLERLAGCAQPIPWYIMTSRATRTATESFFREHGYFGLQQGQVTFFNQGTLPALDSDGRRLLLESKMSLLESPDGNGGLYRALQENGILDDLVSRGVKHIHMYCVDNVLVKLADPVFLGYAIDHEFDLATKVVRKRDAHESVGLIVAKDGKPCVIEYSEISKELAEAIDEESGLLKLRAANIVNHYYSVDVLRAKLESWCEQMPLHIAKKKIKYYDPCSDAVVCPADVNGIKLEQFIFDVFGSIPLERFGCLEVERSEEFSPLKNGVDAPNDNPLTARRDYLELSTKWLRDVGAVVDEGVLVEVSSALSYDGENLDRYHGERFSQDGAYLT; the protein is encoded by the coding sequence ATGAGAACCAAAGAAAGGTACGAAGCTGCGGGACAGGGGCACCTGTTCGAGCATTGGGAGCAGCTAACAAAGGAGGAGCAGGGTGAGCTGGAGCAGAGCCTGGTGCAAACGGACCCTGCGCGAGTGCTCGCAAACCTGCAGCGTGCTCTGGAGAGCCAAGACAAGAGCCAGGAGGGGGACATCAGTGCGCTGCCGGAGACGTCGTACGAGTCTGCGATTGACTGCAGCGCGGAGACGCGGGCTAGATACAGAGAGATCGGGCTGGAGGCTGTGCGGCGGGGCGAGGTGGCGGTGGTGCTGATGGCGGGCGGACAGGGCACTCGGCTGGGGTCCTCGCAGCCCAAAGGGACTTATGATGTGGGGCTGCCGTCGCACAAGTCGCTGTTTCAGATCCAGGCAGAGCGGCTTGGGCGGCTGGAACGGCTGGCTGGATGCGCACAGCCCATTCCGTGGTACATCATGACCTCGCGGGCGACACGCACTGCCACGGAGAGCTTTTTCAGAGAGCATGGGTACTTCGGACTCCAGCAGGGGCAAGTTACGTTTTTCAACCAGGGGACGCTGCCTGCGCTGGATAGCGACGGACGCCGGCTGCTGTTGGAGAGCAAGATGTCACTGCTGGAGTCGCCGGACGGCAATGGTGGGCTGTATCGTGCCCTCCAGGAAAACGGAATCCTCGACGATCTTGTTTCACGGGGAGTTAAGCACATCCATATGTACTGCGTCGATAATGTGCTTGTGAAACTTGCCGATCCCGTGTTTCTGGGCTACGCCATCGACCACGAGTTTGATCTAGCAACGAAGGTTGTCCGCAAGCGCGATGCGCATGAGTCTGTTGGTCTGATAGTTGCCAAGGACGGGAAGCCGTGCGTGATAGAATACTCGGAAATCAGCAAGGAGCTTGCTGAAGCTATAGACGAGGAGAGCGGCTTATTAAAGCTGCGTGCTGCGAACATCGTGAACCACTACTATTCTGTGGATGTGCTTCGCGCGAAACTTGAGTCATGGTGCGAGCAGATGCCGCTCCACATTGCCAAGAAGAAAATCAAATACTATGACCCCTGTAGCGACGCTGTCGTCTGCCCTGCTGATGTCAATGGAATTAAGCTGGAGCAATTCATTTTTGACGTTTTTGGCAGTATTCCGTTGGAAAGGTTTGGCTGTCTTGAAGTTGAGCGTTCCGAGGAGTTTTCGCCACTGAAAAACGGCGTGGACGCCCCGAATGATAATCCGTTAACCGCACGCAGAGATTATCTTGAATTGAGCACTAAGTGGCTGAGAGACGTTGGCGCTGTCGTGGATGAAGGGGTCTTAGTGGAAGTGTCAAGCGCCTTATCTTACGATGGCGAAAATTTAGACCGTTATCACGGCGAGCGCTTTTCACAAGATGGTGCTTACCTGACGTAA
- the DNF3 gene encoding aminophospholipid-translocating P4-type ATPase DNF3 (Syntenic homolog of Saccharomyces cerevisiae YMR162C (DNF3)), producing MARKKRAQSLRKQLFNKQLYARWQQQQEEGGERDEIQLKDLNAGGGETCAAASGRQAAPTLWRRITAALRRSQAEPVEYGRRIPVALGRRGFAESAGGGGYVDRRSGLPYIGNAITSSRYSVYSFLPRQLCAQFSKVVNSYFFGMAILQMVPNWSTTGQYTTIVPLSIFMGISIAREGWEDFRRHKLDREENNKLVKVLAQAHDSEFGDNKDISAEARAASFTDFETLQANHGVAVVEKQWKDVEVGEFVLLNQDDWVPADLFLLATDGDNNECYVETMALDGETNLKCKHVLPKIASQTRTASGLATFRGMTTVEDPNIDLYNFEGKIEVETDSGEQQAYSIGLDNVLFRGSIIRNTQTVVGMVVFTGEETKIRMNAIKNPRIKSPKLQTQINLIVLFMILVVAIFSFLSFGLQRFFKNREVDSDRAWYLMKVDAGLAPTIMSFIIMYNTLIPLSLYVTMEIIKDMQSRLMEWDIDMYHLETNTGCTSRTATILEELGQVSYIFSDKTGTLTDNRMIFRKFSFCGTAWEHDVARKDQETGCSQTKKDVEVISVESNSFIKNFELNSTDTRTSVEYKGLASATYTGRPSIASQIELMKLQQNSANTNKSSSPKISRLPTLDSSPEPKLKTSLDLIMHIQLNPNTVFSQRAKFFILALALCHTCLPKKRQGADSGDFDSVEYQSSSPDELALVTAARDMGYVVLNRNGDELTIKTYPDGFEADCVLEKYEVLNTIDFSSDRKRMSVLVRMHQHPEKVLLICKGADNVILERLHNSDLAQQKLNEINTSAGQRKIEEAELVLQHRKSLEQAITRDSIGGVLRQSMSLRPSRASLVLQAAKNGHSGISSSPHDQELHINSIDDFLGAVTKPEQDVENIFNMARKSTQKQQRDKYARTSTSYVQGSSDNQRVNNINSQVAETSSMAEYIGSPDLITNEEYVIERTLQDMDAFTTEGLRTLLYSFKWIGNQEYETWNSRYSAAKAALVNRREQMDTVGEIIERDLTLLGTIGIEDKLQEGVPDAIDKLRRAGIKMWMLTGDKRETAINIGYSCRLIHDYSTVIILAPNDENMASKITTITQEIEAGNVAHCVVVIDGATLTIFEGNLTLMTLFIELCTKTDSVICCRSSPSQKALMVTKIRKTDKKLVTLAIGDGANDIAMIQSADIGVDITGKEGLQASRSSDYSIAQFRYLLKLLLVHGRYNYIRTSKFVLCTFYKEFVFYLTQLIFQINTMFSGTSQYEPWCLTVFNTLFTSLPVLCIGMFEKDLKSVTLLSIPELYTTGRQSQAFNLVIFLRWMAIAALSSVIICFTNWQCWSLTAQSDNTLYPIGLINYTAVVVLVNVKCQLLEMANRNWLAFASFFISVCGWLCWCLLLPAIYKETLVYDVREGLYHQFGPDITFWATNLVLVLLPVMLDLLFKTCKVIIYPSDTEIFAELEQRDAVRKKLEFGAFNELKQGWTWQRDPPTIKRLMNKAIGNKSDTFDGVINHTRSRKNTLPGATELPPGTPSKVTIHSSATYNTEEYEQLPSGKLIKRKNLVPDNSGGSGNDGFAAKLGRKLKLKPAAEDIDEIIERRMQNLE from the coding sequence ATGGCCCGGAAGAAAAGAGCGCAGTCGTTAAGAAAACAACTATTCAACAAGCAGTTGTATGCGCGGTggcaacagcagcaggaggagggcgGAGAGCGAGATGAGATTCAACTGAAAGACTTGAATGCGGGAGGGGGCGAAACATGCGCGGCGGCTAGCGGCAGGCAGGCGGCGCCCACGCTATGGCGCCGCATAACTGCGGCACTACGGCGATCACAGGCGGAACCGGTAGAGTACGGGAGGCGGATCCCTGTGGCGCTGGGACGCCGAGGGTTTGCGGAGAGCGCGGGGGGCGGGGGGTATGTGGACAGGCGCAGCGGGCTGCCGTACATAGGCAACGCGATTACGTCTTCGCGGTACAGTGTGTACTCGTTTTTGCCGCGCCAGCTATGCGCCCAGTTTTCTAAGGTGGTGAACTCGTACTTCTTCGGGATGGCAATCTTGCAGATGGTGCCCAATTGGTCCACAACGGGCCAGTACACGACGATTGTGCCGTTATCTATTTTCATGGGCATCTCGATTGCCCGCGAGGGCTGGGAGGACTTTCGGCGTCACAAACTAGACCGCGAAGAGAACAATAAGCTGGTGAAGGTTTTGGCGCAAGCACACGATTCCGAGTTTGGGGATAACAAGGATATCAGCGCCGAAGCCAGGGCAGCAAGCTTCACTGACTTTGAAACTCTTCAAGCGAACCATGGAGTTGCAGTTGTCGAAAAGCAGTGGAAGGACGTTGAGGTGGGCGAGTTTGTTTTGTTGAACCAAGACGACTGGGTCCCTGCTGATCTCTTTTTACTTGCGACCGATGGTGATAACAACGAATGTTATGTCGAAACAATGGCATTAGATGGTGAGACAAATCTAAAATGTAAGCATGTCTTGCCGAAGATAGCATCTCAGACACGAACTGCATCGGGGTTGGCTACGTTCCGCGGCATGACTACTGTGGAAGATCCTAATATCGACTTGTACAACTTTGAGGGCAAGATTGAGGTTGAGACAGACAGTGGGGAGCAACAGGCTTATTCCATAGGGCTAGATAATGTCCTCTTCCGTGGGAGCATAATAAGGAATACACAAACAGTGGTGGGAATGGTGGTGTTTACTGGTGAAGAAACAAAAATTCGCATGAATGCGATTAAGAATCCGCGCATCAAGTCTCCAAAGTTGCAGACACAGATAAACCTCATTGTATTGTTTATGATCCTGGTTGTTGCCATATTTTCTTTCTTATCCTTCGGCCTGCAGAGGTTTTTTAAGAATAGGGAGGTAGATTCAGACCGCGCATGGTATCTTATGAAAGTGGATGCTGGTCTGGCACCTACGATCATGTCATTTATTATCATGTACAACACGTTGATCCCTCTTTCTTTGTATGTGACAATGGAGATAATTAAGGATATGCAGTCGCGTTTGATGGAGTGGGATATAGATATGTACCATTTGGAGACCAACACTGGCTGCACTTCCCGCACAGCTACTATACTTGAGGAATTGGGACAAGTCTCATATATCTTCAGCGATAAGACTGGCACGTTAACTGATAACAGAATGATATTCAGAAAATTCTCTTTCTGCGGTACAGCTTGGGAACATGATGTCGCCAGAAAAGATCAGGAGACTGGCTGTTCGCAGACCAAAAAAGATGTGGAAGTTATTTCTGTCGAAAGTAATAGCTTTATTAAAAATTTTGAGTTGAACTCAACGGACACGAGGACATCGGTCGAATATAAAGGGCTTGCATCGGCTACATATACTGGTAGACCAAGCATTGCATCCCAGATTGAGTTGATGAAATTACAGCAAAACTCAGCAAACACGAATAAAAGCTCGAGTCCAAAGATATCACGTTTACCGACACTCGATAGCTCGCCCGAACCGAAGTTAAAAACTTCGCTGGATTTGATTATGCATATACAGCTTAATCCCAATACCGTATTTTCACAGAGAGCAAAGTTTTTTATCTTAGCATTGGCACTTTGCCATACATGTCTTCCAAAAAAGCGCCAAGGTGCTGATAGTGGTGACTTCGACTCCGTTGAATATCAGTCTTCGTCCCCAGACGAATTAGCATTAGTTACTGCGGCCAGAGATATGGGCTATGTGGTACTAAATCGGAATGGTGATGAGTTAACGATAAAGACGTATCCAGACGGGTTTGAAGCTGATTGTGTGCTTGAAAAATACGAAGTTTTGAACACCATAGACTTTAGTTCCGATCGTAAAAGGATGTCAGTTTTAGTAAGGATGCATCAGCACCCTGAAAAGGTGTTATTGATCTGTAAAGGAGCTGACAATGTTATCTTAGAGCGGCTACACAATTCAGACCTGGCGCAGCAAAAATTGAACGAGATCAATACTTCAGCAGGCCAGAGAAAAATTGAAGAAGCAGAGTTGGTTTTGCAGCATCGGAAATCGCTAGAGCAAGCCATAACACGGGATAGCATAGGCGGAGTTTTACGCCAATCGATGTCATTGAGACCTTCGAGAGCCAGCCTGGTTCTCCAAGCTGCCAAAAATGGGCATTCTGGCATTTCCTCAAGTCCTCACGATCAGGAGTTGCATATAAATTCCATTGACGATTTTTTGGGTGCGGTAACAAAGCCTGAGCAAGATGTCGAAAATATATTCAATATGGCAAGGAAATCAACTCAGAAACAGCAAAGAGACAAATATGCTCGCACTTCCACAAGCTACGTACAGGGATCATCGGATAATCAGCGTGTGAATAATATAAATTCTCAAGTTGCGGAAACCAGTAGCATGGCAGAATATATAGGCAGTCCTGATTTGATCACGAACGAAGAGTATGTTATCGAACGGACATTACAAGATATGGATGCATTTACTACAGAGGGTTTACGAACGCTACTCTATAGCTTCAAGTGGATTGGCAACCAAGAATATGAAACGTGGAATTCAAGGTATAGTGCCGCGAAAGCAGCTCTTGTGAACCGCCGTGAACAAATGGACACGGTTGGAGAAATAATTGAGCGTGACTTGACTTTACTAGGGACGATAGGAATAGAGGATAAGTTGCAGGAAGGTGTGCCAGATGCTATCGATAAGCTTCGTCGCGCTGGGATCAAAATGTGGATGCTAACTGGGGATAAGAGGGAGACTGCGATCAATATTGGCTACTCGTGCAGACTAATCCATGACTACTCGACTGTCATTATACTAGCTCCCAATGATGAAAACATGGCGTCCAAGATTACAACTATTACTCAGGAAATCGAGGCAGGTAATGTCGCACACTGTGTAGTTGTCATTGATGGTGCGACCTTGACAATATTTGAGGGCAATTTGACCTTGATGACCCTTTTCATTGAGCTTTGTACAAAAACTGATTCTGTGATCTGCTGTCGCTCTTCTCCATCGCAGAAAGCCTTGATGGTAACCAAAATCAGAAAGACAGATAAAAAATTGGTAACTTTAGCCATTGGCGATGGAGCAAACGACATTGCAATGATACAATCAGCTGACATTGGCGTGGACATAACAGGGAAAGAAGGCCTACAGGCATCTCGCTCTTCAGATTACTCAATTGCTCAATTTCGGTATCTATTAAAGCTTCTCTTGGTCCACGGAAGGTACAACTATATTCGGACATCGAAGTTTGTGCTTTGCACGTTTTACAAGGAGTTTGTCTTCTATCTCACGCAGTTAATCTTCCAAATAAACACAATGTTCTCCGGCACGTCTCAATATGAACCATGGTGCTTAACAGTGTTTAACACACTATTCACATCTTTACCAGTTTTATGCATTGGCATGTTCGAGAAAGACTTGAAATCGGTAACGTTATTATCAATACCAGAGTTATACACTACAGGCCGCCAGTCTCAAGCATTCAATTTAGTAATCTTTTTGAGGTGGATGGCGATAGCGGCTCTCAGTTCTGTCATCATTTGTTTCACCAATTGGCAGTGTTGGTCATTAACTGCCCAATCGGACAACACTTTATATCCAATTGGCTTGATAAACTATACCGCGGTTGTTGTGCTAGTCAATGTCAAATGCCAGTTATTAGAAATGGCCAATAGGAATTGGCTTGCTTTTGCCTCCTTTTTCATATCTGTCTGTGGCTGGCTGTGTTGGTGTCTTCTACTACCCGCTATCTACAAAGAAACATTAGTTTACGATGTTCGGGAGGGTCTATATCATCAGTTCGGCCCAGATATAACATTTTGGGCTACAAATTTAgtgctggtgctgctgcctGTCATGCTTGATCTTCTGTTCAAAACCTGCAAGGTGATAATTTATCCATCAGACACTGAAATCTTTGCTGAGTTAGAACAGCGGGACGCTGTGAGAAAGAAACTTGAATTCGGTGCGTTTAATGAGTTGAAGCAAGGATGGACATGGCAACGTGATCCTCCAACAATTAAGCGCTTGATGAACAAGGCGATTGGAAATAAAAGCGATACTTTTGATGGCGTTATCAACCATACGCGATCCAGGAAGAATACACTACCCGGTGCGACCGAGTTACCTCCTGGAACGCCTAGCAAAGTGACTATACACAGCAGTGCCACATATAACACAGAGGAATATGAGCAGTTACCGAGTGGCAAACTTATCAAGAGAAAAAATCTAGTACCTGACAATTCTGGCGGCTCGGGAAACGATGGATTTGCCGCCAAATTAGGCAGGAAGCTAAAGCTTAAGCCAGCAGCCGAGGATATTGACGAAATAATAGAACGCAGAATGCAAAACCTGGAATAG
- the HLJ1 gene encoding type I HSP40 co-chaperone HLJ1 (Syntenic homolog of Saccharomyces cerevisiae YMR161W (HLJ1)): MAEKEYTEEQEKLTLLIVDKDKHSFYELLQVDEKASDGDIKKAYRKMAIKLHPDKNRHPRAAEAFKKVNRAFEVLSDEKKRRVYDQLGYDPDDRAAAQESYRRGGASEASTNGFRPFTDEGMFFRGAGGAPEDLFDFFFRGGGPGGPFGMADPYDSFGPFGGATTFTFGGPAGFKVYSGGSGGQFRRGPFGMAQAATEAQRQRANGQPEAQDPLQHVVFVLLIVLLFLLLPSLGF, from the coding sequence ATGGCGGAGAAAGAGTACACAGAAGAGCAAGAAAAGCTGACGCTGCTGATTGTGGATAAGGACAAGCATTCGTTCTATGAGCTGCTACAGGTGGACGAGAAGGCGAGCGATGGGGACATAAAGAAGGCGTACCGCAAGATGGCAATCAAACTACATCCGGACAAAAATCGGCACCCGAGGGCGGCGGAAGCGTTCAAGAAGGTAAATCGTGCGTTCGAGGTTTTGTCTGACGAGAAGAAGCGCCGCGTGTACGACCAGCTGGGCTACGATCCGGACGACAGGGCTGCGGCACAGGAGTCGTACCGTAGGGGCGGGGCGTCCGAGGCCAGCACGAATGGGTTCCGGCCGTTCACGGACGAGGGCATGTTCTTCCGAGGGGCCGGGGGGGCTCCGGAGGACCTGTTTGACTTTTTCTTTCGGGGCGGGGGCCCCGGCGGCCCGTTCGGGATGGCTGATCCCTATGATTCGTTTGGGCCCTTTGGGGGCGCTACGACGTTTACGTTTGGCGGGCCCGCGGGCTTCAAGGTGTACAGCGGTGGGTCTGGGGGGCAGTTCCGCCGCGGACCGTTTGGCATGGCACAGGCTGCCACCGAAGCGCAACGCCAACGTGCGAACGGCCAGCCGGAGGCGCAAGATCCGCTACAACACGTAGTGTTCGTTCTCCTGATAGTGCTTCTCTTCCTGCTACTGCCAAGTCTGGGCTTCTGA
- the POL3 gene encoding DNA-directed DNA polymerase delta POL3 (Syntenic homolog of Saccharomyces cerevisiae YDL102W (POL3)): MTNALKRAGEQQGELLEKKMRRQSYDYSAGSEPVSSIEIVPTDRYTKQNVQGYRSTQAADTKGNGDATLFEHELQQMEHESAAAQERNQQVLWSRDKLPADFAAATHDITFQQLDAEQAVLPGYIDGGTSAVVRFFGVTEQGHSVLCSVTGFKHYMYVPAPANFDARTDVPVLVDYLNDMFDGVVDSVEVCQKQSIWGYSGDQKLQFLKVLVADPYGLNKIRTAFEKGYITPNDTWFQGGTTTYDNIAYTLRLMIDCGIVGMSWITLPKGKYAMIPKNKKISTCQLEVSINYKDLISRPADSDWSHSAPLRILSFDIECAGRVGVFPEPEVDPVIQIANVVSIAGESKPFIRNVFTVDTCAPITGSQIFEHETEEAMLKHWRDFLVEVDPDVIIGYNTTNFDLPYLINRAAALNVSSFPYFGRLVNSKQVIKETVFSSKAHGTRESKSINIEGRLQLDIFQFVRREYQLRSYTLNSVSAHFLGEQKEDVHHSIIASLHRGDSETRRRLAVYCLKDAYLPLRLLEKLMALVNYTEMARVTGVPFPYLITRGQQIKVISQLYRKCLQIDTIIPNMHGNHSDDQYQGATVIEPIRGYYDIPIATLDFNSLYPSIMMAHNLCYTTLCNKATVQRLQLKENEDYIITPNGDYFVTSKKRRGILPIILEELIAARQRAKGELKKETDPFKKDVLNGRQLALKISANSVYGFTGATVGKLPCLSISSSVTAYGRTMIETTKRAVEEKYTIKNGYKHDAIVVYGDTDSVMIKFGTNELKQTMELGAEAAAYVSSLFKHPINLEFEKVYFPYLLINKKRYAGLYWTKPEKYDKLDQKGLASVRRDSCPLVSIVMNKILRMILIERNVPGALKFVENTIEDLLQNKADISKLIISKTLAPNYTNAQPHAILAERMKKRDGVGPNVGDRVDYVIIGGNDKLYNRAENPLYVLEQNIQLDSKYYLTTQLQNPVVSIIAPIIGEKQANAMFIVKSIKIATSNQKGGLMGFIKKVQTCKGCRGPLKKNEGPLCYSCKERSGELYLKAVSDVRELEEKFSRLWTQCQRCSGSLHNEVLCSNQNCDIFYMRVKARKELQEKVEDLSKW, translated from the coding sequence ATGACGAACGCGCTGAAACGGGCCGGCGAGCAGCAAGGGGAGCTGCTGGAAAAGAAGATGCGGAGGCAGTCGTACGACTACTCTGCGGGCAGCGAGCCGGTATCGAGCATCGAGATAGTGCCGACGGACCGGTACACGAAGCAGAACGTGCAGGGGTACCGGTCGACGCAGGCTGCGGACACGAAGGGCAATGGCGACGCGACGCTGTTTGAGCacgagctgcagcagatgGAGCACGAGAGCGCCGCTGCGCAGGAGCGCAACCAGCAGGTGCtgtggtcacgtgataagCTACCGGCGGACTTCGCGGCCGCGACGCACGACATCACgttccagcagctggacgcAGAGCAGGCAGTGCTGCCGGGGTACATCGACGGCGGGACGTCTGCAGTGGTGCGCTTCTTTGGCGTGACGGAGCAGGGCCACTCGGTGCTGTGCAGCGTCACGGGCTTCAAGCATTACATGTACGTGCCTGCGCCGGCGAACTTCGACGCGCGGACGGACGTGCCCGTTCTGGTTGACTACCTGAACGACATGTTTGACGGCGTTGTGGACTCGGTCGAGGTGTGCCAGAAGCAAAGCATCTGGGGGTACAGTGGGGATCAGAAACTGCAGTTTCTGAAGGTGCTGGTGGCAGATCCCTACGGTTTGAACAAGATCCGCACCGCGTTCGAGAAGGGCTACATCACGCCGAATGACACATGGTTCCAGGGTGGCACGACGACATACGACAACATTGCCTATACGCTGCGCCTGATGATCGACTGCGGCATTGTTGGCATGTCGTGGATCACACTACCAAAGGGCAAGTATGCCATGATCCCAAAGAACAAAAAAATATCTACGTGCCAGCTGGAAGTGTCAATAAACTATAAGGACCTGATTTCGCGGCCGGCAGACAGTGACTGGTCGCACAGTGCTCCATTGCGAATCCTCTCTTTCGACATAGAATGTGCTGGCCGCGTGGGCGTGTTTCCAGAACCGGAGGTTGATCCTGTCATTCAGATAGCGAATGTTGTCAGTATTGCGGGAGAGTCAAAACCATTTATTCGCAATGTCTTCACAGTTGACACCTGTGCGCCCATTACTGGCTCGCAAATTTTTGAGCATGAGACAGAAGAAGCGATGCTTAAACACTGGCGTGACTTCCTTGTTGAGGTTGACCCCGACGTTATCATTGGTTACAATACGACAAATTTTGATCTTCCTTACCTGATCAACAGAGCTGCAGCCTTGAACGTGTCTTCATTTCCCTACTTTGGCCGTTTGGTTAACTCCAAGCAGGTCATCAAAGAAACTGTATTTTCATCCAAGGCTCATGGAACGCGGGAGTCGAAGTCGATCAATATCGAGGGCCGCCTTCAGTTGGATATTTTTCAGTTTGTAAGACGAGAATATCAGTTGAGATCGTACACTTTGAATTCTGTTTCTGCCCACTTCCTTGGAGAGCAGAAGGAGGATGTGCACCATTCCATTATTGCTTCTCTCCATAGGGGTGACAGTGAGACAAGACGGAGGCTTGCAGTTTACTGTTTGAAGGACGCATACCTACCACTGCGCCTGTTAGAAAAACTGATGGCTTTGGTGAACTACACGGAAATGGCAAGAGTTACAGGCGTTCCATTTCCGTATTTGATCACCCGTGGCCAACAAATTAAAGTCATCTCGCAACTGTATCGGAAATGCTTGCAAATCGATACTATCATTCCGAATATGCACGGGAACCATTCTGATGATCAGTATCAGGGTGCCACGGTCATTGAACCGATAAGAGGCTACTATGACATACCGATTGCAACGTTGGATTTCAATTCCTTGTATCCTTCTATTATGATGGCACATAATTTGTGCTATACCACTTTGTGCAACAAAGCAACAGTTCAGCGGCTACAATTAAAGGAAAATGAAGATTATATCATAACGCCTAACGGCGATTACTTTGTTACCTCTAAAAAGCGGCGCGGTATTTTGCCGATTATTTTGGAAGAATTGATCGCCGCTAGGCAGCGTGCGAAGGGAGAATTGAAGAAGGAAACTGACCCATTCAAAAAAGACGTGTTGAATGGCCGTCAGTTGGCTCTGAAAATATCAGCAAATTCTGTGTATGGGTTCACCGGTGCTACAGTTGGAAAACTGCCTTGTCTTTCTATCTCCTCTTCTGTTACTGCATATGGCAGAACCATGATTGAAACCACTAAACGAGCAGTAGAAGAGAAGTACACTATTAAAAATGGTTATAAACATGATGCTATTGTTGTATATGGTGATACTGATTCTGTCATGATTAAATTTGGTACAAACGAGTTGAAGCAGACCATGGAGCTTGGCGCAGAAGCTGCTGCCTATGTGTCTTCCTTGTTTAAGCACCCCATCAACCTAGAGTTCGAGAAGGTATACTTCCCATACTTATTGATTAACAAAAAGCGGTATGCAGGCCTGTACTGGACCAAACCAGAGAAGTATGATAAACTAGATCAAAAGGGGTTGGCGTCTGTCAGACGTGACTCATGTCCGCTGGTATCTATCGTCATGAATAAAATTTTGCGTATGATCCTGATTGAAAGAAATGTACCTGGCGCACTAAAGTTTGTGGAAAATACTATTGAAGACCTTTTACAAAACAAGGCTGATATTTCGAAGCTTATCATTTCGAAGACTTTAGCACCTAATTATACCAATGCACAACCTCACGCAATTCTAGCCGAACGCATGAAGAAAAGAGATGGTGTAGGCCCGAATGTCGGCGACAGGGTAGACTATGTGATCATAGGTGGTAATGACAAGCTTTACAACAGAGCAGAAAATCCCTTATATGTCCTGGAACAGAATATACAACTGGATTCGAAATATTATCTGACAACTCAGTTGCAGAATCCTGTTGTGAGCATCATTGCCCCAATTATTGGTGAAAAGCAGGCCAATGCCATGTTTATTGTCAAATCTATTAAAATCGCTACCAGCAATCAGAAGGGTGGTCTAATGGGATTCATCAAAAAGGTTCAAACATGTAAAGGGTGCCGTGGACCTCTAAAAAAGAACGAAGGGCCGTTATGTTATTCTTGTAAGGAGCGTTCCGGTGAGCTGTATCTAAAAGCTGTTTCTGACGTTCGGGAGCTAGAAGAAAAGTTTTCCCGGCTATGGACCCAATGTCAGCGTTGTTCCGGCAGTTTGCACAACGAAGTCCTTTGTTCTAATCAGAACTGTGATATATTTTATATGAGAGTGAAGGCTAGGAAGGAGCTGCAAGAGAAAGTCGAGGATTTGAGCAAATGGTGA